A DNA window from Fragaria vesca subsp. vesca linkage group LG3, FraVesHawaii_1.0, whole genome shotgun sequence contains the following coding sequences:
- the LOC101295694 gene encoding mitochondrial zinc maintenance protein 1, mitochondrial-like isoform 1 encodes MARAAEAVSAYRSLLRATRKSFAGDTVMLKGSAAEVRQKFEENRGVTSEAEIQRLLGEAREASSFISTMIVQAKLNSRGGYEVKPDKDHAGATLEIPSEQILNKC; translated from the exons ATGGCGAGAGCAGCAGAAGCAGTGAGCGCCTACAGATCGCTGCTGAGAGCGACTAGGAAATCGTTCGCCGGAGACACGGTGATGCTGAAGGGCTCGGCGGCGGAGGTCCGCCAGAAATTCGAAGAGAATAGGGGCGTGACGTCAGAGGCGGAGATCCAAAGACTCCTGGGTGAGGCACGCGAGGCGTCCAGCTTCATCTCCACCATGATCGTCCAGGCCAAGCTCAACTCCCGCGGCGGCTACG AAGTGAAGCCGGATAAGGACCATGCCGGAGCTACGCTTGAGATTCCTTCTGAACAAATCCTCAACAAATGTTGA
- the LOC101295403 gene encoding actin-related protein 4-like, producing MYGGDEVSAIVIDLGSHTCKAGYAGEDAPKAVFPSVVGSIDQMEVDETDNSGSADPKSDSEKAKGKRKLYVGSQALGYRRDHMEVLSPIKDGVVVDWDAVEGIWDHAFRDCLLVDPKEHPMLLAEPSFNSQQQRERTAELMFEKYKVPALFMAKNAVLTSFASGRATSLVVDSGGGSTTVAPVHDGYVLQKAVSSSPIGGEFLTDCLTKSLESKGMTIKPRYSFKRKETRPGEFQVVDVDFPNTTESYKLYSKRIIASDIKECVCRAPDSSYDESSYSNIPMTPYELPDGQTIEIGSDRFKIPDVLFNPSLAQTIPGMENFAEIAPSLRGLPQMVIDSINKCDVDIRRELFSSILLAGGTASMQQLKERLEKDLVEESPHAARVKVLASGNATERRFSVWIGGSILASLGSFQQMWFSKAEYEEHGASYVQRKCP from the exons ATGTACGGCGGCG ATGAGGTATCGGCCATCGTAATCGACCTCGGCTCCCACACTTGCAAGGCTGGCTACGCCGGAGAAGATGCGCCCAAGGCTGTTTTTCCATCT GTTGTTGGGTCAATTGATCAAATGGAAGTTGACGAAACTGACAACTCTGGATCTGCTGATCCAAAAAGTGATTCTGAAAAAGCTAAGGGAAAACGGAAGCTATATGTGGGATCTCAGGCTTTAGGATATCGTCGGGATCATATGGAG GTGCTGTCCCCCATAAAGGATGGAGTTGTTGTTGACTGGGATGCTGTGGAGGGTATATGGGACCATGCTTTCAG GGACTGCCTATTGGTTGATCCCAAAGAGCATCCAATGCTACTTGCAGAGCCATCTTTTAACTCCCAGCAACAAAGAGAAAG GACGGCAGAGCTCATGTTTGAAAAATACAAAGTTCCTGCTTTATTCATGGCTAAGAATGCT GTTCTCACATCATTTGCATCTGGCCGAGCTACATCATTGGTAGTTGACAG TGGCGGAGGATCAACTACTGTTGCTCCAGTTCATGATGGTTATGTTCTCCAAAAG GCTGTGTCATCCTCTCCTATTGGAGGAGAATTTCTTACTGATTGTTTGACGAAAAGTTTGGAAAGTAAAGGAATGACA ATCAAACCAAGATACTCTTTCAAGAGGAAGGAAACACGACCTGGAGAGTTTCAG GTTGTAGATGTTGATTTTCCTAACACCACAGAGAGCTACAAGCTCTATTCCAAG AGGATAATTGCTAGTGATATCAAGGAATGTGTGTGCAGAGCGCCAGACAGTTCATACGACG AAAGCTCATATTCAAACATTCCGATGACCCCTTATGAGCTTCCTGATGGCCA GACAATTGAAATTGGATCTGATAGATTCAAGATACCTGATGTACTGTTTAATCCATCCTTAGCACAG ACGATTCCTGGTATGGAGAATTTTGCAGAGATTGCTCCTTCTCTTCGTGGTTTACCCCAAATG GTTATAGACAGCATTAACAAGTGTGATGTGGACATCCGTCGAGAATTATTTAGCAGTATACTG CTTGCTGGTGGCACAGCATCGATGCAACAATTAAAGGAACGCCTTGAGAAAGACTTGGTGGAG GAGTCTCCCCATGCTGCTAGAGTTAAAGTATTGGCAAGTGGAAATGCAACAGAAAGGCGATTCAG TGTTTGGATTGGTGGCAGCATATTGGCTTCTCTTGGTTCATTCCAGCAAATGTGGTTCTCCAAGGCTGA GTACGAGGAGCATGGGGCTTCCTATGTACAAAGAAAGTGCCCTTGA